Proteins found in one Aspergillus chevalieri M1 DNA, chromosome 2, nearly complete sequence genomic segment:
- a CDS encoding amphiphysin (BUSCO:EOG09262PPU;~COG:T;~EggNog:ENOG410QE91;~InterPro:IPR004148,IPR027267,IPR036028,IPR001452;~PFAM:PF03114,PF00018,PF14604,PF07653;~go_component: GO:0005737 - cytoplasm [Evidence IEA];~go_function: GO:0005515 - protein binding [Evidence IEA]), producing MSFKGFQKGLVRAPQTFKAKFNIGEHTKDAVYSDAERRFQELEKETKRLHDESQKYFNAINGMLNHQIEFSKAMTELYKPISGRASDPSTYTIEGNPEGIHACEEYEAIVRELQESLAPELDMIDSRIISPADQLLEVIKVIRKVGVKRDHKQLDYDRHRTTLKKLQDKKDKSLKDEKALYKAESDVEQATQEFNYYNDLLKDELPKLFALEAEFIRPLFQSFYYMQLNVFYTLHDKMQGMNIGYFDLTLDVEEAFEKKRGDVKERTEELTIVHYKTTGGRRPGSKPPIPGAKPSFAKEKFGSDGGSEYKSTYSRPNNASDGVDHPPPPYSAAAAGSSASSASSMAAAAKGKPAPPPPKPKPSQFRAAVETVTALYDYEAQAHGDLSFSAGDVIEIVQRTDNQNEWWTGKVGGREGQFPGNYVQLR from the exons ATGAGTTTCAAAGGCTTCCAGAAGGGCCTCGTACGAGCGCCCCAGACGTTCAAGGCCAAGTTCAACATCGGCGAACACACCAAGGATGCCGTCTACAGTGATGCCGAACGTCGGTTCCAGGAACTCGAAAAGGAGACCAAGAGGCTTCACGATGAGTCACAGAAGTACTTCAATGCCATTAATG GCATGTTGAACCACCAAATCGAATTCTCCAAAGCCATGACGGAATTATACAAGCCCATCTCCGGTCGCGCTTCCGATCCCAGTACGTACACCATCGAAGGCAATCCCGAAGGCATTCACGCCTGCGAAGAGTATGAGGCCATCGTCCGCGAGCTCCAAGAATCCCTTGCGCCCGAACTGGATATGATCGACAGTCGGATCATCAGCCCTGCGGACCAGTTGCTGGAGGTGATCAAGGTGATCCGCAAGGTTGGCGTGAAACGGGACCACAAGCAGCTCGACTACGACCGCCACCGCACTACTTTAAAGAAGTTGCAGGATAAGAAGGACAAGTCGCTCAAGGATGAAAAGGCGCTCTACAAGGCCGAAAGCGATGTCGAACAGGCTACGCAAGAATTCAACTACTACAACGACTTGCTTAAGGATGAGCTCCCGAAGTTGTTCGCTCTGGAGGCCGAATTCATCCGTCCGCTGTTCCAATCCTTCTACTACATGCAGCTGAACGTCTTCTACACTCTACACGACAAGATGCAGGGCATGAATATTGGCTACTTTGATCTTACTCTGGATGTCGAAGAGGCGTTCGAGAAGAAGCGGGGTGACGTGAAGGAGCGGACGGAAGAGCTCACTATTGTCCACTATAAGACCACTGGAGGCCGTCGTCCCGGCTCGAAGCCACCCATCCCAGGTGCAAAGCCCAGTTTCGCAAAGGAAAAATTCGGTTCCGACGGCGGGAGCGAGTACAAAAGCACTTACTCACGACCAAACAACGCGTCCGATGGAGTCGACCACCCCCCGCCGCCGTActctgccgctgctgctggtagCAGTGCTAGCAGCGCCAGTAGCATGGCGGCAGCGGCCAAGGGTAAGccggcaccaccaccgcccaagcccaagccgtCTCAATTCCGGGCAGCCGTGGAGACGGTTACGGCTCTGTACGACTATGAAGCCCAGGCCCACGGCGACCTTAGCTTTTCGGCCGGCGACGTGATTGAAATCGTGCAACGGACGGACAACCAGAATGAATGGTGGACCGGTAAGGTTGGAGGCCGCGAGGGACAATTCCCTG GGAACTACGTCCAATTGCGATAA
- a CDS encoding aldo/keto reductase family protein (COG:S;~EggNog:ENOG410PJMQ;~InterPro:IPR018170,IPR020471,IPR036812,IPR023210;~PFAM:PF00248;~go_function: GO:0016491 - oxidoreductase activity [Evidence IEA];~go_process: GO:0055114 - oxidation-reduction process [Evidence IEA]) produces the protein MVNLSLSTKYRMNSGHEIPVLGFGSYLISNSQIPTVLQGAFNAGYRHIDSAVMYRNEKGCGLAIKDSGIDRSEIFYTTKILPSAMGHRRTAKQVDDCLRESELDYIDLILIHAPYGGKEARLGSWRALTEAQQAGKVKSIGVSNYGIHHLEELQEYIDSTGGSKIDVGQYEIHPWCDRRNIIDWLKKHNIVVEAYSPLAHGSRFNESILKTLGKKYNKSPAQIMIRWVLQNGIVPLPKSSSAERIKGNADVFDFELSEDEVNMLHTGEYSPTDWDPTLDYD, from the exons ATGGTCAACTTGAGCCTGTCTACCAAGTATCGGATGAACTCCGGACACGAGATTCCGGTCTTGGGCTTTGGT TCCTATCTGAT TTCCAATTCGCAAATACCAACAGTTCTCCAGGGGGCTTTCAATGCCGGTTATCGACAT ATCGATTCCGCCGTGATGTATCGTAACGAAAAAGGCTGTGGCCTAGCAATCAAGGACTCCGGCATCGACCGATCAGAGATCTTCTACACGACCAAGATCCTCCCCAGTGCCATGGGACACCGGAGAACAGCGAAGCAAGTTGATGACTGCTTGCGGGAATCCGAATTGGATTATATCGATTT GATCCTAATTCACGCACCCTACGGCGGCAAAGAAGCTCGACTTGGATCCTGGCGCGCATTGACGGAAGCCCAGCAAGCAGGCAAGGTAAAGTCGATCGGAGTCTCAAACTACGGAATCCACCATCTCGAGGAACTCCAGGAATATATCGACAGCACTGGGGGCAGCAAGATCGACGTTGGACAGTATGAGATTCATCCGTGGTGCGACCGCCGGAATATCATCGATTGGTTAAAGAAACACAACATCGTTGTCGAAGCGTACAGTCCGTTGGCGCATGGGTCTAGGTTCAATGAGAGTATTCTGAAGACACTCGGAAAGAAGTATAACAAGTCGCCAGCTCAGATTATGATCCGATGGGTGTTGCAGAAC GGCATCGTACCTCTTCCAAAATCCTCGAGCGCAGAGCGCATTAAGGGTAACGCTGATGTCTTTGATTTTGAATTATCGGAGGATGAAGTCAATATGCTTCACACAGGAGAGTACTCTCCTACCGACTGGGATCCTACACTTGACTATGATTAG
- a CDS encoding putative gamma-cysteine synthetase regulatory subunit (COG:E;~EggNog:ENOG410PJZC;~InterPro:IPR032963,IPR023210,IPR036812;~PFAM:PF00248;~go_function: GO:0035226 - glutamate-cysteine ligase catalytic subunit binding [Evidence IEA];~go_process: GO:0006750 - glutathione biosynthetic process [Evidence IEA]) has protein sequence MKLVLSTSNLMKGGGSSVIRRPTTEKSNVELINALRSNFQASQHESSNGSSNGTSSTATNGYKSWTSEHDGTLYIPARDLSQPGLSEERPQYDITVKLFYLPGIPVSRRCAHTREAIDLVLKELGVDSIDLLIVSFPGILFDAEDDSEDEDEATEGEGTGANEGQVQQSDDFDSMVQTWRTLEKLQSEGMISQLGVAEFGSERLARFLTHTNVKPSVDQINLKDCCVVPKSLILYAKQEHIQLLTHNDCNDILPVGTTRELLGPGESGAGILASAPDKNDGIQGDVEPQWVVKYTAVVKDRGVVENKGYFALADIGNCVRTES, from the exons ATGAAGCTAGTTCTCTCTACCTC AAATCTCATGAAAGGCGGCGGCTCCTCCGTAATCCGCCGTCCAACAACCGAAAAATCCAACGTCGAACTAATAAACGCCCTGCGCTCGAACTTCCAAGCCTCGCAGCACGAATCCTCGAATGGCTCCTCCAACGGCACCTCCAGCACCGCAACCAACGGCTACAAATCCTGGACCTCCGAGCACGACGGCACACTGTACATCCCTGCGCGCGACCTCTCGCAACCAGGCCTAAGCGAAGAACGACCCCAGTACGACATTACCGTGAAACTGTTCTATCTCCCGGGAATACCGGTATCGAGACGATGCGCGCATACACGGGAGGCGATCGATCTCGTTCTGAAAGAACTAGGCGTTGACTCGATTGATCTGCTCATTGTTTCGTTCCCGGGTATTTTATTCGACGCGGAGGACGATagcgaggatgaagatgaagcgACAGAAGGCGAGGGCACGGGCGCGAATGAGGGACAGGTGCAGCAGTCAGATGACTTTGATAGTATGGTGCAGACTTGGCGCACGCTCGAGAAACTACAGAGTGAGGGAATGATTTCGCAGCTGGGTGTTGCGGAGTTTGGGAGTGAGCGGCTCGCGCGCTTCCTTACGCATACCAATGTGAAACCCTCCGTCGACCAAATCAACCTTAAGGACTGTTGTGTCGTGCCGAAGTCGTTAATTCTCTACGCGAAGCAAGAGCATATCCAACTCTTGACGCATAATGATTGCAATGATATCTTGCCTGTCGGGACGACGAGGGAGCTACTAGGGCCTGGGGAGTCTGGGGCCGGGATTCTGGCTTCGGCGCCGGACAAGAATGATGGGATCCAGGGAGATGTTGAACCGCAGTGGGTGGTGAAGTATACGGCTGTTGTTAAGGACCGGGGAGTTGTTGAGAATAAGGGGTATTTCGCGTTGGCTGATATAGGGAATTGTGTGCGGACGGAGTCGTGA
- the bud32 gene encoding serine/threonine protein kinase BUD32 (COG:K;~EggNog:ENOG410PQ9A;~InterPro:IPR000719,IPR022495,IPR011009,IPR008266;~PFAM:PF06293;~go_function: GO:0004672 - protein kinase activity [Evidence IEA];~go_function: GO:0004674 - protein serine/threonine kinase activity [Evidence IEA];~go_function: GO:0005524 - ATP binding [Evidence IEA];~go_process: GO:0006468 - protein phosphorylation [Evidence IEA]) has product MSEYKPPRLPSPFTHTTPPPTLLTQGAEAHLYKTTYLTPTTPAALKIRPSKPYRHPILDRRLTRQRILQEARCLSKLVREGVSVPAILALDWEPQWQEEKDALEGRAGGAWLLMEWIEGLVVRVVLERWEGWMKRNTQIGEEQRKGEESRVRYLMRRIGHVVGGLHKAGVVHGDLTTSNLMLRPTAAPGNGVEEVDGGNPSMEGEVVLIDFGLAGQSNQDEDRAVDLYVLERAFGSTHPRTEPFFDELLQGYREVYRGAVSTLKRLEDVRMRGRKRSMIG; this is encoded by the coding sequence ATGTCTGAATACAAGCCACCCcgcctcccctcccccttcACCCACACAACCCCACCACCAACCCTCCTCACCCAAGGCGCCGAAGCCCACCTCTACAAAACAACCTACCTAACACCAACAACCCCCGCGGCCCTCAAAATCCGCCCCTCAAAACCCTACCGCCACCCGATCCTCGACCGCCGCCTAACCCGCCAACGCATCTTACAAGAAGCGCGCTGTCTCTCGAAACTCGTCCGCGAGGGGGTTAGTGTGCCCGCGATTCTAGCGCTGGATTGGGAGCCGCAGTGGCAGGAGGAGAAAGATGCGCTCGAGGGACGCGCTGGTGGAGCGTGGTTGCTTATGGAGTGGATTGAGGGGCTTGTGGTGAGGGTTGTGTTGGAGAGGTGGGAGgggtggatgaagaggaatacGCAGATTGGGGAGGAGCAGAGGAAGGGGGAGGAGAGTCGGGTGAGGTatttgatgaggaggattgGGCATGTTGTTGGGGGGTTGCATAAGGCGGGTGTTGTGCATGGGGATTTGACGACGAGTAATTTGATGTTGAGGCCGACGGCGGCGCCTGGCAATGGGGTTGAGGAGGTGGATGGTGGGAATCCGTCGATGGAAGGAGAGGTGGTTTTGATTGATTTTGGTCTGGCAGGGCAGAGTAATCAGGATGAGGATCGCGCTGTGGATCTTTATGTGCTGGAACGGGCTTTTGGAAGTACGCATCCACGGACGGAGCCGTTCTTCGATGAACTGCTGCAGGGATATCGCGAGGTATACCGGGGTGCAGTATCTACATTGAAGCGATTGGAAGATGTCAGAATGAGAGGTCGCAAGAGGAGTATGATTGGTTGA
- a CDS encoding WD40 repeat domain-containing protein (COG:S;~EggNog:ENOG410QEFF;~InterPro:IPR015943,IPR036322,IPR018391,IPR001680, IPR019775,IPR020472,IPR017986;~PFAM:PF00400;~go_function: GO:0005515 - protein binding [Evidence IEA]) has translation MKSVMRNTFKEDRSRWIHSLPRVESSWSAELQNLEGHSGWVWSVAFSPDGQRVVSGSSDQTVKLWDVTTGSEVQSLEGHSDLVRSVAFSPDGQTVVSGSDDRTVRLWDVTTGSEMQSLEGHSDSVWSVAFSPDGQRVVSGSSDRTVRLWDVTTGSEMQSLEGHSDSVWSVAFSPDGQRVVSGSSDRTVRLWDVTTGAEVQSLEGHSDSVWSVAFSPDGQRVVSGSRDETVKLWDVTTGSEVQSLEDHSNWVRSVAFSPDGQRVVSGSRDGTMKLWDVTTGSEVQSLEGHSDHDCSPTSHKPGFQISVKASWVAFRGEKVLWLPLHYRQPSCFAIKNDTLSLGYRDGRVLILGFCALVD, from the coding sequence ATGAAGAGTGTTATGAGAAATACATTTAAAGAAGATCGATCCAGATGGATACATAGCCTGCCACGAGTGGAAAGTTCATGGAGCGCGGAACTACAGAACCTGGAGGGCCATTCAGGCTGGGTCTGGTCGGTGGCCTTCTCCCCGGATGGCCAGAGGGTGGTCTCAGGCTCTAGCGATCAAACTGTGAAGCTATGGGATGTGACGACCGGCTCGGAGGTGCAGAGCCTGGAGGGCCATTCAGACTTAGTCAGGTCGGTGGCCTTCTCCCCGGATGGCCAGACGGTGGTCTCAGGCTCTGACGATCGAACTGTGAGGCTATGGGATGTGACGACCGGCTCGGAGATGCAGAGCCTGGAGGGCCATTCAGACTCGGTCTGGTCGGTGGCCTTCTCCCCGGATGGCCAGAGGGTGGTCTCGGGCTCTAGCGATCGAACTGTGAGGCTATGGGATGTGACGACCGGCTCGGAGATGCAGAGCCTGGAGGGCCATTCAGACTCGGTCTGGTCGGTGGCCTTCTCCCCGGATGGCCAGAGGGTGGTCTCGGGCTCTAGCGATCGAACTGTGAGGCTATGGGATGTGACGACCGGCGCGGAGGTGCAGAGCCTGGAGGGCCATTCAGACTCGGTCTGGTCGGTGGCCTTCTCCCCGGATGGCCAGAGGGTGGTCTCGGGCTCTAGAGATGAAACTGTGAAGCTATGGGATGTGACGACCGGCTCGGAGGTGCAGAGCCTGGAGGACCATTCAAACTGGGTCAGGTCGGTGGCCTTCTCCCCGGATGGCCAGAGGGTGGTCTCGGGCTCTAGAGATGGGACTATGAAGCTATGGGATGTGACGACCGGCTCGGAGGTGCAGAGCCTGGAAGGCCATTCAGATCATGACTGTTCCCCAACTTCACATAAGCCTGGCTTTCAGATATCTGTAAAAGCTAGCTGGGTAGCATTCAGAGGCGAAAAGGTATTATGGCTGCCTTTACACTATCGTCAACCCAGCTGTTTTGCCATTAAAAATGATACCCTTTCTCTTGGGTATAGAGACGGGCGCGTTTTGATTCTGGGGTTTTGTGCACTTGTGGATTGA